The following coding sequences are from one Virgibacillus necropolis window:
- a CDS encoding class I SAM-dependent methyltransferase, which yields MYEKFTGVAEDDLHYKKRVDGIDRLTNLPIKNGKIRDAR from the coding sequence TTGTATGAAAAGTTTACCGGAGTGGCTGAAGATGATTTGCATTATAAGAAGCGGGTAGATGGGATTGATAGGTTAACGAACTTACCAATAAAAAATGGAAAAATAAGAGACGCACGCTAA
- the nhaC gene encoding Na+/H+ antiporter NhaC: MQKREPTFTESMFALSFIVIFVFGGFFIFNLNVAIMLIASAACAGLLARRLGYTWSELEMAIGERLMRATPAILLIWIIGMIIATFIFSGSIPMLIFYGMQIIEPEYIFVASFVICMIFSTLTGSSWGSGGTAGVALISIAAGLGAPLDITAAAIICGAVFGDKMSPLSETTNLASLTSGVNIYEHIKSMTWTTFPATIISFVVFFIAGKSVNVSTQDVAVNDLSLVNDLGNIYSWNLLLLVPFVIILAGAVLKKPAVPIMILSCFIALIIGVVYQGFSLVDGVNAVLNGFEASMVPGVSPDQISSDTLSLLNRGGFVSMLGVIIIIYCGYAYTAIISEAGFFKKALYPLTNRVRKRGSLVMITLLSQFLLFCFSGTSYIGFLMVPEMFKKSFLKAGIAAKTLSRSLEDAGTVIGPLVPWSSAGVFFVSTLGVSIYGSNGYAIWCVLCYGCPVIAGILAYTGIGIYKLNKEEKEEALAQYELDKTS; encoded by the coding sequence ATGCAGAAAAGAGAACCAACATTCACGGAGTCAATGTTTGCGCTTTCTTTTATTGTTATTTTTGTTTTCGGTGGTTTTTTTATTTTTAACCTTAATGTTGCAATTATGTTAATAGCATCAGCTGCTTGCGCAGGATTATTGGCCAGGAGACTGGGTTACACATGGAGTGAATTAGAAATGGCCATAGGCGAGCGTCTTATGAGAGCCACTCCTGCTATTTTACTTATTTGGATAATAGGGATGATTATAGCTACATTTATTTTCAGCGGTTCGATCCCAATGTTGATTTTCTATGGAATGCAAATTATTGAACCAGAATACATTTTCGTAGCTTCCTTTGTCATTTGTATGATTTTTTCAACTTTAACTGGGAGTTCTTGGGGGTCTGGTGGTACAGCAGGCGTAGCACTGATAAGCATAGCTGCTGGATTAGGTGCTCCTTTAGATATAACGGCAGCAGCTATTATTTGCGGAGCGGTTTTCGGTGACAAAATGTCTCCTTTGTCGGAAACAACGAATTTAGCTTCGTTGACTAGTGGAGTAAATATTTATGAACATATTAAATCCATGACATGGACTACTTTTCCCGCTACAATTATTTCGTTTGTCGTTTTTTTTATTGCTGGGAAGAGTGTAAATGTTTCAACCCAAGATGTCGCTGTTAATGATTTAAGCCTCGTGAATGATTTGGGAAATATTTATTCCTGGAATCTTTTATTACTGGTTCCATTCGTCATTATCCTAGCCGGGGCTGTATTAAAAAAACCTGCTGTTCCAATTATGATTTTGTCTTGCTTTATAGCATTAATCATTGGTGTAGTTTATCAAGGTTTTTCTTTGGTAGATGGGGTTAATGCGGTTTTAAATGGTTTTGAAGCCAGCATGGTTCCAGGTGTAAGTCCAGATCAAATATCTTCGGACACACTCTCGTTGCTCAATCGTGGCGGCTTTGTATCAATGTTAGGTGTGATAATCATTATATATTGTGGTTACGCGTATACGGCTATTATCAGTGAGGCTGGCTTTTTTAAAAAGGCTTTATACCCGTTGACTAATAGGGTTAGAAAACGCGGGTCTCTCGTGATGATAACACTGCTTTCACAATTTTTATTATTTTGTTTTTCTGGAACTTCTTACATTGGATTTCTCATGGTACCGGAAATGTTCAAAAAATCATTTTTAAAAGCTGGAATTGCTGCTAAAACACTGTCGAGGAGTTTAGAGGATGCCGGTACAGTGATTGGGCCTCTAGTGCCTTGGAGTTCAGCAGGTGTCTTTTTTGTGAGTACATTAGGTGTTTCTATTTATGGAAGCAATGGTTATGCGATATGGTGTGTACTATGCTATGGCTGTCCTGTGATAGCCGGTATTCTGGCTTATACGGGAATTGGTATCTATAAACTGAATAAAGAGGAGAAAGAAGAAGCATTAGCTCAATATGAATTGGATAAAACATCCTAG
- the solA gene encoding N-methyl-L-tryptophan oxidase, whose product MVNRNYSVIVVGAGSVGMAAGYYLSKKGVNTLLIDAFDPPHGKGSHHGETRMIRHATHVSSKGGQHFVPLVQRAQELWLNLERELEDTLFIPTGTLSVGEADSFYMKKNIEEGSMYSRLEVLNANEINMNWPGFSIPDHFMGCFEFSSGALLNEKCIYAYRELRSKNKATLLTNTEVKSIDFFTQGVTVNTKENSYHADKVLICAGAWTGKILYSLGLPLQPVRKTFAWFETNDLAFQHPQLPCFHFSFENQLYYGFPNINGSGVKLGRTDSERNINPDLMRQNFGKYASDEGDLRKFLDRFLPKASGKFKKGKACLITNTPDKQFIVDQHPEFPHVYFSGGYSGKGFQISSVLGEILSQLITEGSTTHDISAFSLARKAIQK is encoded by the coding sequence ATGGTTAACAGAAATTATAGTGTGATTGTTGTTGGGGCGGGGTCTGTTGGAATGGCGGCAGGGTATTATTTGTCGAAGAAAGGTGTAAATACGTTACTAATCGATGCATTTGATCCTCCACATGGGAAGGGGAGTCATCATGGAGAAACGCGAATGATTCGACATGCTACTCATGTTTCTTCTAAAGGGGGACAACATTTTGTTCCGCTCGTCCAAAGGGCGCAAGAATTGTGGCTTAATCTTGAAAGGGAACTAGAAGACACATTATTTATTCCAACTGGAACATTATCAGTAGGAGAAGCCGATTCGTTTTATATGAAGAAAAATATTGAAGAAGGAAGTATGTATTCTCGGCTGGAGGTATTAAATGCGAATGAAATTAATATGAATTGGCCAGGATTTTCAATTCCAGATCATTTTATGGGTTGTTTTGAATTTTCATCCGGCGCACTTCTTAATGAAAAATGTATATATGCTTATAGGGAGCTCAGGTCAAAGAATAAGGCGACGCTGCTAACAAATACCGAGGTTAAATCTATTGACTTTTTTACCCAGGGGGTCACTGTAAATACCAAAGAAAACTCATATCATGCTGACAAAGTGCTTATTTGTGCAGGAGCTTGGACGGGGAAAATTCTTTATTCATTAGGTTTACCTTTACAACCAGTACGTAAAACTTTTGCTTGGTTTGAAACCAATGATTTGGCTTTTCAACATCCACAACTTCCATGTTTTCATTTTAGTTTTGAAAATCAACTTTATTACGGTTTCCCAAATATAAATGGGAGTGGAGTTAAGCTTGGTAGAACAGATTCTGAAAGGAACATCAACCCGGATCTAATGAGACAAAATTTTGGCAAATACGCTAGTGACGAAGGAGATTTAAGAAAATTCTTAGATAGATTTTTACCAAAAGCGTCAGGAAAATTTAAAAAAGGGAAAGCCTGTTTGATAACAAATACTCCCGACAAACAATTTATTGTTGATCAACATCCTGAATTTCCTCATGTTTATTTTTCGGGTGGCTATTCCGGAAAAGGTTTTCAGATTAGTAGTGTTTTAGGAGAAATACTAAGTCAGCTAATAACTGAAGGAAGTACCACCCATGATATTTCTGCTTTTTCTTTAGCCAGAAAGGCAATTCAAAAATAG
- a CDS encoding DUF6508 domain-containing protein, giving the protein MKDYQKLYAYLPYFEKLSRDNNGLTDGKNPFVSEQHLLYTEYAKEMVEFAECFYEVGFVDADYMETLDEYGITNADEMDCNIPTADERLTKAILTKMIRDERFTSDAWVSYVEKSG; this is encoded by the coding sequence TTGAAGGACTATCAAAAGTTGTATGCGTATTTACCTTACTTCGAAAAACTGTCTAGAGATAACAATGGTTTGACGGACGGGAAGAACCCCTTTGTAAGTGAACAACATCTCTTATATACCGAGTATGCAAAAGAGATGGTGGAGTTCGCTGAATGTTTTTATGAAGTGGGCTTTGTTGATGCAGATTACATGGAAACGTTAGACGAATATGGTATAACTAATGCTGACGAAATGGATTGTAACATTCCAACCGCGGATGAACGACTGACTAAAGCCATTTTAACAAAAATGATTAGGGATGAAAGGTTTACATCTGATGCATGGGTATCCTATGTCGAAAAGTCGGGTTAA
- the solA gene encoding N-methyl-L-tryptophan oxidase codes for MENKYSVVIVGAGSVGMATGYYLAKTGIDVLLIDTHNPPHDKGSHHGETRLIRHAVGEGEEYVDLALKAQANWHQLEKESGKTLFIPTGTLMVGESDAQFIQETVKNAKTFGMELEEFTAEKIKKQWPGFELPDHFKGYYEHTSGALLNEECILAYRQQLLKYNTEILENTKVNSLEFHENGVGIKTAKETFYAEQVIITVGAWIGELLSSLKLPIQTVRKTLGWYSTDELLYKYPFLPSFYFCYEGHKYYGFPDITGNGVKIGRNDSERNIVPDLLEQDFGKYDNDKQDLNKFVERFLPGLSGQLNYGRACMITKTPDKHFIIDRHPENNHVLIAGGFSGHGFKYASILGEILSQIVIDGESKYHIPDNFSISREPIKDHKVINFDNSYKTV; via the coding sequence ATGGAAAATAAATATAGTGTAGTGATTGTTGGAGCTGGTTCAGTTGGGATGGCAACTGGCTACTATTTAGCAAAGACCGGAATTGATGTTCTGTTAATCGACACCCATAATCCCCCTCATGATAAGGGCAGTCATCATGGAGAAACAAGATTAATCCGTCATGCAGTCGGAGAAGGTGAAGAATATGTAGATTTAGCATTAAAAGCACAAGCCAACTGGCATCAGTTAGAAAAAGAATCAGGGAAAACGCTGTTTATCCCTACTGGAACTTTAATGGTCGGTGAAAGTGATGCTCAATTTATCCAAGAAACAGTAAAAAATGCCAAAACTTTTGGCATGGAATTAGAAGAGTTCACTGCCGAAAAAATAAAAAAACAGTGGCCTGGTTTTGAATTGCCTGATCATTTTAAGGGCTATTATGAACATACATCTGGCGCCCTTTTAAATGAAGAATGCATTTTAGCTTATCGACAACAGTTATTAAAATATAACACGGAAATATTAGAGAACACAAAGGTGAATTCGTTGGAATTCCATGAAAACGGAGTTGGGATAAAGACAGCTAAAGAAACTTTTTATGCGGAGCAAGTAATTATTACTGTCGGTGCTTGGATTGGTGAGTTACTATCATCACTAAAACTTCCAATACAAACAGTCCGCAAAACTTTGGGGTGGTATAGTACTGACGAGTTACTTTATAAGTACCCTTTTCTTCCAAGTTTTTATTTTTGCTATGAAGGTCACAAGTATTATGGTTTTCCGGATATTACAGGCAATGGTGTTAAAATAGGACGGAACGACTCAGAAAGAAATATTGTTCCGGATTTGCTGGAACAGGATTTTGGAAAATATGATAACGATAAACAGGATTTAAATAAATTTGTGGAGAGGTTCTTACCAGGTCTTTCAGGTCAATTAAATTATGGAAGGGCTTGTATGATTACCAAAACGCCAGACAAACATTTTATCATTGACAGACACCCGGAAAACAACCATGTTTTAATTGCCGGCGGCTTTTCTGGGCATGGATTTAAGTATGCTAGTATCCTTGGAGAGATACTTAGTCAAATAGTAATTGATGGAGAGTCGAAATATCATATACCTGACAATTTTTCCATTTCCAGGGAACCCATAAAAGACCATAAGGTTATTAATTTCGATAACTCATATAAAACGGTATGA